One segment of Paenibacillus sp. FSL R7-0337 DNA contains the following:
- the glmU gene encoding bifunctional UDP-N-acetylglucosamine diphosphorylase/glucosamine-1-phosphate N-acetyltransferase GlmU codes for MKRMAVVLAAGQGKRMKSKLYKVLHPVCGKPMVGHVLDTVKATGCQRNVVVVGHGAEKVKAYLGKDAEYVLQDVQLGTGHAVKQAKDLLGSEEGTTIVICGDTPLVMSETLEGMMALHEAQNAAATVLTAVMEQPAGYGRIIRGEDGGVLKIVEQKDCTESEAAVHEINTGTYCFDNAKLFAALEKVTNTNNQQEYYLTDVIGILRAQGDIVLGYQAHDSAESIGVNDRLALSEAEGYMRQRINRKHMLGGVTIIDPASTYIGAEVEIGADTVLYPGTVLKGKTVIGEDCVIGPASEIEDCVIMDGAAVKHSVLNQAQVGTRASVGPFAYLRPGTVLGEGVKVGDFVEIKNATIGDGSKVSHLSYVGDAEVGKNVNIGCGAITVNYDGYNKFRTEIGDDAFIGSNVNLVAPVTVGKGAFIVAGSTITRPVSENDLAIARARQENKPGYAEKIRSRAKAKKDQHSPS; via the coding sequence TTGAAAAGAATGGCTGTTGTACTTGCTGCAGGTCAAGGCAAGCGCATGAAATCTAAATTATACAAGGTGCTGCACCCTGTCTGCGGTAAACCGATGGTAGGGCACGTGCTTGATACAGTGAAGGCGACCGGATGCCAGCGTAATGTAGTTGTTGTAGGCCACGGCGCCGAGAAGGTTAAGGCATATTTAGGCAAGGATGCCGAATATGTGCTGCAGGATGTCCAGCTTGGAACCGGTCATGCTGTTAAGCAGGCCAAAGATCTTCTGGGCAGTGAAGAAGGAACCACCATTGTTATCTGCGGCGATACGCCGCTTGTCATGAGCGAGACACTTGAAGGCATGATGGCTTTGCATGAAGCACAGAATGCTGCTGCAACTGTCCTTACTGCTGTTATGGAGCAGCCTGCCGGATATGGCCGGATTATCCGCGGCGAAGACGGCGGAGTGCTGAAGATTGTGGAACAGAAGGACTGCACAGAGAGTGAAGCTGCGGTTCACGAGATCAATACAGGGACGTATTGTTTTGATAATGCTAAGCTTTTTGCCGCTCTGGAGAAGGTTACGAACACCAACAACCAGCAGGAGTATTATTTGACGGATGTTATCGGCATACTCCGGGCGCAGGGCGATATCGTTCTGGGTTATCAGGCCCATGATTCAGCGGAGTCCATTGGTGTAAATGACCGTCTGGCGTTGTCTGAAGCCGAAGGCTATATGCGTCAGCGCATCAACCGGAAGCATATGCTCGGCGGAGTCACTATCATCGACCCGGCTTCAACCTATATCGGGGCAGAGGTTGAGATTGGAGCAGATACGGTGCTGTATCCAGGCACGGTACTTAAGGGCAAGACAGTGATCGGCGAAGATTGTGTGATCGGTCCGGCAAGTGAAATTGAAGACTGCGTGATTATGGACGGAGCGGCTGTGAAGCATTCCGTACTGAATCAGGCTCAGGTCGGCACACGGGCTTCCGTTGGGCCTTTTGCGTATTTACGTCCCGGCACCGTTCTGGGTGAGGGTGTTAAGGTCGGCGACTTCGTAGAGATCAAGAATGCTACAATCGGCGACGGCTCCAAGGTATCTCATTTAAGCTATGTAGGCGATGCTGAGGTCGGCAAGAATGTAAATATTGGCTGCGGCGCGATCACCGTAAATTATGACGGCTATAATAAGTTCAGAACTGAGATTGGCGATGATGCCTTTATCGGCAGCAACGTGAACCTTGTTGCTCCGGTTACAGTGGGCAAGGGCGCATTTATTGTCGCCGGTTCCACCATTACGCGTCCAGTTTCGGAGAACGATCTGGCGATTGCCAGAGCAAGGCAGGAGAATAAGCCGGGTTATGCAGAGAAGATCCGCTCCCGGGCCAAGGCGAAGAAAGACCAGCATAGTCCATCGTAA
- a CDS encoding ribose-phosphate diphosphokinase, giving the protein MTYCDSKLKIFTCNSNPKLASQIADYIGIPMGESHTTSFSDGEIQVKLSESVRGCHVYIVQSTCGPVNDNLMELLVMVDALKRASAKSINVVIPYYGYARQDRKARSRDPITAKLVANLIEKAGAHRVITMDLHAMQIQGFFDIPVDHLLGVPILAQYFRSKQIQNPVVVSPDHGGVVRARKLADFLNAPLAIIDKRRPEPNVSEVMNIIGNIEGKTAILIDDIIDTAGTIVLGANALMEGGVKEVYACCTHPVLSGPAHERLENSPIKEIIVTDTIPIRSSNPTSKLKVLSVAPLMGEAIIRVHEELSISKLFEIE; this is encoded by the coding sequence ATGACTTATTGTGATTCCAAACTCAAGATTTTCACCTGCAACTCCAATCCTAAGCTGGCCAGCCAGATTGCTGATTATATCGGCATTCCGATGGGCGAGTCCCATACGACCAGCTTCAGTGACGGAGAAATTCAGGTTAAGCTGTCGGAGAGTGTCCGGGGCTGTCATGTCTATATCGTACAGTCCACCTGCGGACCGGTGAACGACAATCTGATGGAGCTTCTGGTGATGGTAGATGCGCTTAAGCGTGCCTCAGCGAAGAGCATCAATGTCGTGATTCCTTACTACGGGTATGCCCGTCAAGACCGTAAGGCCCGTTCCCGTGATCCGATTACGGCCAAGCTGGTAGCGAACCTGATTGAGAAGGCGGGTGCACATCGCGTCATTACTATGGACCTTCATGCAATGCAGATTCAAGGCTTCTTCGACATTCCTGTGGATCATCTGCTGGGTGTTCCGATTCTGGCCCAATACTTCCGTTCGAAGCAAATTCAGAACCCGGTGGTCGTCTCTCCTGACCATGGCGGTGTGGTGCGTGCCAGAAAGCTGGCCGACTTCCTTAACGCTCCGCTGGCGATTATCGACAAGCGCCGTCCTGAACCGAACGTCAGTGAGGTTATGAACATTATCGGTAATATTGAAGGCAAAACGGCGATCCTGATCGATGATATCATCGACACGGCAGGAACGATCGTTCTGGGAGCCAATGCTCTGATGGAAGGCGGCGTGAAAGAAGTCTACGCCTGCTGTACGCATCCTGTATTGTCCGGTCCGGCGCATGAACGTCTGGAAAACTCTCCGATCAAAGAAATAATCGTGACGGATACCATTCCAATTCGCAGCAGCAACCCGACCTCCAAGCTCAAGGTGCTGTCCGTAGCTCCGCTAATGGGCGAAGCTATCATTCGCGTACATGAAGAGCTGTCGATCAGTAAGCTGTTCGAAATCGAATAG
- the pth gene encoding aminoacyl-tRNA hydrolase encodes MKWIVGLGNPGTQYAKTKHNVGFMALDELASRHGIAFTQNKCKSVIGEGIIGGVKTVLIKPMTFMNLSGEAVRAYMDYYKVQLEDMIVVYDDLDTELGKIRLRYQGSAGGHNGIKSIIQHTGTQSFNRVRMGISRPEPGFAIVDYVLSTFAKKDGARLESMISDTCDAVEFSLQHTFEQTMAKFNG; translated from the coding sequence ATGAAATGGATTGTTGGACTCGGGAATCCCGGAACGCAATACGCGAAGACCAAACATAATGTCGGCTTCATGGCTCTCGATGAGCTTGCGTCCAGACACGGAATTGCCTTTACCCAGAATAAATGCAAATCGGTAATCGGTGAAGGGATAATCGGCGGTGTGAAGACGGTGCTGATCAAGCCGATGACCTTCATGAACCTGTCCGGGGAAGCGGTACGGGCTTATATGGATTATTATAAGGTCCAGCTGGAAGATATGATTGTAGTCTATGATGACCTGGATACGGAGCTGGGTAAGATCAGGCTGCGTTATCAGGGCAGTGCCGGCGGGCACAATGGCATCAAGTCCATCATTCAGCATACGGGCACCCAGAGCTTCAACCGGGTGAGGATGGGCATATCCCGTCCGGAGCCTGGCTTTGCTATCGTGGACTACGTACTGTCTACCTTCGCCAAGAAGGATGGAGCAAGGCTTGAGAGCATGATAAGTGATACTTGCGATGCTGTGGAATTCAGCCTGCAGCATACCTTTGAACAGACCATGGCCAAATTCAACGGATGA
- a CDS encoding anti-sigma-F factor Fin family protein translates to MAIHYVCRHCRTFLGSIGRSDITEMQLGLQSLTPAERRDIIAYDSEGEITVKVTCDYCKQALDNNPELSLLASPLQ, encoded by the coding sequence ATGGCAATACACTATGTATGCAGGCACTGCCGGACGTTCTTGGGAAGCATTGGCAGAAGCGATATTACAGAGATGCAGCTGGGGCTGCAATCCTTGACCCCTGCGGAGCGCAGAGATATAATAGCGTATGATTCAGAAGGCGAGATTACGGTGAAGGTGACCTGCGATTACTGCAAGCAGGCGCTGGATAACAACCCTGAGCTCAGTCTGCTGGCCAGTCCGCTTCAGTAA
- the mfd gene encoding transcription-repair coupling factor, translated as MLQGLIEAFSKDTDFQSVTRGIAAGMKEQLISGLSGSARQIMLAALHEETQRPLLVVTHNMFSAQKMADDLQEALSPERVLLYPANELVAAEAAVSSPETLAQRIDVLTRCAQGFRGIVVVPYSGVRRLLPAPHVMAEAQLTVSQDGTLPLDDFLMSMIEMGYERVERVENRGELSVRGGIIDFYPMTSPLAYRVELFDDEVDSIRTFDPMDQRSIDKVRSVKITPAKEIIFDQLRQDAASTAASAMLERQLEKMSDRQAKLRLREEMGRELEMLRQGTYFPEVYKYISLLYPERIHLYDYMAQDTLLVLDEPARLLETAKQLERDESEWNMHLLQNGKTLPELQLSVDSDVIMYQRPFQSLFMSIFLRQVPHIQPQNILGFISRGMQDFHGQMNVLKSEMERWHKSGVKVIMLANGEERTERIRRVLDDYGIEEPTILQGNLGSGFELPSIHLAVITEGEMFSQKQRKARKVSKGIDNAERIKSYTELKIGDYVVHQNHGIGKYMGIGTLEVSGIHRDYMHILYAGGDKLSVPIEQIDLIQKYVGSEDKEPKVYKLGGNEWTRVTSKVRSSVQDIADDLIKLYAERQSALGYGFEKDTQEQHEFEEMFPYEETRDQLRAIEEIKKDMEQNRPMDRLLCGDVGYGKTEVAIRAAFKSAIEGKQVAVLVPTTILAQQHYETFRERFANYPLNIQVLSRFRSRKEQNDTIKGVRQGTVDVIIGTHRLLSQDLVFKDLGLLIVDEEQRFGVTHKEKLKRLKTNVDVLTLTATPIPRTLHMSMLGVRDLSVIETPPENRFPVQTYVVEHSQTLTREAVERELARGGQVYYLYNRVQGIQEMAAQISMLVPEARVGIGHGQMSESELEKTILDFLDGEYDVLVSTSIIETGVDIPNVNTLIVHDADKMGLSQLYQLRGRVGRSNRIAYAYFTYQRDKVLTEVAEKRLQSIKEFTELGSGFKIAMRDLSIRGAGNLLGAEQHGFIASVGFDLYSQMLAEEIRKRKVSVLGEEDTSLKQGNTVIDLSIDAYLPSEYIYDSIQKIEIYKKVAAVDSFEDASELEDELLDRFGELPEAVINLLSVARLKVYGKLYGMESMVRRGDEVLLNFHEGSLGAFDTAKLAKVGNSFERRVQFDKDAQATIRIKAKDLGDKELLDVLEQFLTAAKQSLKSKGELHNVVK; from the coding sequence TTGTTACAAGGTCTTATAGAAGCTTTTTCCAAGGATACTGATTTCCAGTCTGTCACCCGTGGCATCGCAGCAGGTATGAAGGAACAGCTTATCTCCGGTCTGTCCGGCTCGGCCAGACAAATCATGCTGGCTGCCCTGCATGAGGAGACGCAGCGTCCGCTGCTGGTTGTGACCCATAATATGTTCTCAGCCCAGAAGATGGCTGATGATTTACAAGAAGCGCTTTCCCCGGAACGGGTGCTGCTCTACCCGGCGAATGAGCTTGTGGCGGCTGAGGCCGCTGTCTCAAGCCCGGAGACGCTGGCCCAGCGGATTGATGTACTGACGCGCTGCGCCCAAGGCTTCCGTGGAATTGTAGTCGTTCCCTACTCCGGCGTTCGGAGGCTGCTACCCGCTCCGCATGTCATGGCTGAAGCCCAGCTTACGGTTTCGCAGGACGGAACCTTGCCACTGGATGACTTCCTCATGTCCATGATTGAGATGGGCTATGAGCGGGTGGAGCGTGTAGAGAACCGTGGTGAGCTTAGTGTACGCGGCGGTATTATCGACTTCTATCCCATGACCTCTCCACTGGCTTACCGGGTGGAGCTGTTTGATGATGAAGTAGATTCCATCCGCACCTTCGACCCTATGGATCAGCGCTCCATTGATAAGGTCCGCAGTGTGAAGATTACACCGGCCAAGGAGATTATATTCGATCAACTCCGCCAGGATGCGGCTTCTACCGCTGCGTCTGCGATGCTGGAGCGGCAGCTTGAGAAGATGAGTGACCGTCAGGCCAAGCTGCGTCTGCGTGAGGAGATGGGCCGGGAGCTGGAGATGCTGCGGCAGGGCACCTATTTCCCGGAAGTCTATAAATATATCAGTCTGCTCTACCCTGAACGCATTCATCTGTATGATTACATGGCTCAGGATACTTTGCTTGTCCTGGATGAGCCGGCCAGACTTCTGGAGACCGCCAAGCAGCTGGAGCGTGATGAGTCGGAATGGAATATGCACTTGCTGCAGAACGGCAAAACGCTGCCTGAGCTGCAGCTCTCTGTTGACAGCGATGTTATTATGTACCAGCGTCCGTTCCAGAGCCTGTTTATGTCGATATTTCTGCGTCAGGTTCCGCATATTCAGCCACAGAATATCTTAGGCTTCATCAGCCGCGGAATGCAGGACTTCCATGGCCAGATGAATGTGCTGAAATCCGAGATGGAGCGCTGGCACAAGTCCGGCGTGAAGGTTATCATGCTGGCGAACGGCGAGGAGCGGACGGAGCGTATCCGCCGGGTACTGGATGACTATGGCATTGAGGAGCCGACGATCCTGCAGGGCAACCTGGGTTCCGGCTTCGAGCTTCCTTCGATTCATCTCGCGGTGATCACTGAAGGTGAGATGTTCTCGCAGAAGCAGCGTAAGGCGCGGAAGGTCTCCAAGGGCATTGATAATGCCGAACGGATAAAGAGCTATACCGAGCTGAAGATCGGGGATTATGTGGTTCACCAGAATCACGGGATCGGTAAATATATGGGTATCGGGACGCTTGAGGTCAGCGGCATCCACCGCGACTATATGCATATCCTCTATGCAGGAGGCGACAAGCTCTCTGTTCCAATTGAACAGATTGACCTGATTCAGAAATATGTCGGCTCGGAAGACAAGGAGCCGAAGGTATATAAGCTGGGCGGCAATGAATGGACCCGGGTTACCAGCAAGGTGCGGAGCTCGGTTCAGGATATCGCCGATGATCTGATCAAGCTGTACGCAGAGCGCCAGAGCGCGCTTGGCTATGGCTTCGAGAAGGATACGCAGGAGCAGCACGAATTCGAAGAGATGTTCCCGTATGAGGAGACCCGTGACCAGTTGCGGGCGATCGAAGAGATCAAGAAGGATATGGAGCAGAACCGTCCGATGGACCGGCTGCTCTGCGGCGATGTAGGCTATGGCAAGACAGAGGTGGCGATCCGGGCTGCTTTTAAATCTGCAATAGAGGGCAAGCAGGTGGCGGTGCTCGTACCGACGACGATTCTGGCGCAGCAGCACTACGAGACCTTCCGCGAGCGCTTCGCCAATTATCCGCTGAATATTCAGGTGCTGAGCCGTTTCCGCAGCCGCAAGGAGCAGAATGATACGATCAAGGGAGTACGCCAGGGAACAGTGGATGTCATTATCGGCACACACCGGCTGCTGTCACAGGATCTGGTCTTCAAGGACCTCGGCCTTCTGATTGTCGATGAAGAGCAGCGTTTCGGCGTGACCCACAAGGAGAAGCTGAAGCGGCTGAAGACCAATGTTGATGTATTGACTTTGACGGCTACACCGATTCCCCGCACGCTGCATATGTCGATGCTCGGGGTGCGTGACTTGTCAGTTATTGAGACACCACCGGAGAACCGCTTTCCCGTACAGACGTATGTGGTGGAGCATAGCCAGACGCTGACCCGGGAAGCTGTGGAGCGCGAGCTGGCCCGTGGCGGGCAGGTCTACTATCTGTACAACCGTGTACAGGGGATTCAGGAAATGGCGGCGCAGATCTCCATGCTGGTGCCGGAGGCAAGAGTGGGTATCGGGCATGGACAGATGTCGGAATCGGAGCTTGAGAAGACGATTCTCGACTTCCTGGACGGGGAGTATGATGTGCTGGTCAGCACCAGTATTATAGAGACGGGTGTCGATATTCCTAATGTTAATACCCTTATTGTTCATGACGCTGACAAAATGGGCCTGTCCCAGCTCTACCAGCTGCGCGGCCGAGTCGGCCGTTCCAACCGGATTGCTTATGCCTACTTCACCTACCAGCGCGATAAAGTGCTGACAGAGGTGGCTGAGAAGCGTCTGCAGTCCATCAAGGAATTCACAGAGCTCGGGTCCGGCTTCAAAATTGCTATGCGCGATCTCTCCATCCGGGGAGCAGGCAATCTGCTGGGGGCGGAGCAGCATGGCTTCATCGCCTCGGTTGGCTTCGATCTGTACTCACAGATGCTGGCGGAGGAAATCCGAAAACGCAAGGTGAGCGTGCTGGGCGAAGAGGATACTTCGCTTAAGCAGGGGAATACGGTCATTGATTTGTCGATTGACGCCTATCTTCCTTCCGAGTATATTTACGACAGTATCCAAAAAATAGAAATCTATAAAAAAGTGGCTGCAGTTGACTCCTTCGAGGATGCCTCCGAGCTTGAAGATGAGCTGCTGGACCGGTTCGGCGAATTGCCGGAAGCCGTTATTAATCTGCTTTCTGTGGCCCGGCTGAAGGTATACGGCAAGCTGTACGGCATGGAATCCATGGTCCGGCGCGGGGATGAGGTCCTGCTTAATTTCCACGAGGGCAGCCTCGGGGCCTTTGATACGGCAAAGCTCGCCAAAGTTGGTAATAGCTTTGAAAGGCGTGTACAATTTGATAAGGATGCCCAGGCAACAATTCGGATCAAAGCTAAGGATTTAGGTGATAAGGAGCTGCTAGATGTGCTGGAGCAATTCCTGACGGCAGCCAAACAGTCTTTAAAATCGAAGGGAGAATTACACAATGTCGTTAAATAA